The proteins below come from a single uncultured Carboxylicivirga sp. genomic window:
- a CDS encoding lysophospholipid acyltransferase family protein codes for MKKIGYWLYQPYKFVIFIPLFFVFSVLFSFLAATFSIVINPKVGSFWGATWSRLTGYVTPMFVAVTGRENIKKKQSYVIVANHQSGYDIFTLYGWLGIDFRWIMKKELRKAPAIGYASYKVGHIFLDRSSPRAAVQSIAEAKQKLINGTSVVIFPEGTRSGCNKMSSFKKGAFKLAFELELPILPVTLVNTHKIYNKGLNLLPGKVQMHIHEPINTLEYMDRQDELREKTRDIIASALPPCE; via the coding sequence ATGAAGAAAATAGGTTATTGGCTATATCAACCATATAAGTTTGTAATTTTTATTCCATTGTTTTTTGTGTTTAGTGTGCTGTTTTCGTTTTTAGCGGCCACGTTTTCAATTGTAATCAATCCAAAGGTAGGGAGTTTTTGGGGGGCAACATGGTCGAGGTTAACGGGATATGTCACACCAATGTTTGTAGCGGTTACGGGGCGAGAGAATATTAAAAAGAAACAATCGTATGTAATAGTGGCCAATCACCAAAGTGGTTACGATATTTTTACTTTGTATGGATGGCTGGGGATTGATTTTAGGTGGATAATGAAAAAGGAGCTGCGTAAAGCTCCTGCCATTGGATATGCGAGTTATAAAGTAGGGCATATTTTTTTAGATCGTTCGTCACCTCGGGCTGCTGTTCAATCAATTGCTGAGGCCAAACAAAAACTTATTAATGGTACTTCAGTAGTTATTTTTCCCGAAGGAACCCGAAGTGGTTGTAATAAAATGAGCAGTTTTAAAAAGGGTGCATTTAAGCTGGCTTTTGAGTTGGAATTGCCCATTTTGCCAGTTACATTGGTAAATACTCACAAAATATATAACAAAGGACTGAATTTGTTGCCAGGTAAAGTGCAGATGCACATTCATGAACCTATCAATACATTGGAATATATGGATCGTCAGGATGAGCTTCGCGAAAAAACCAGAGATATTATAGCTTCAGCACTTCCTCCTTGCGAATAA
- a CDS encoding nitroreductase family protein: MISIPHNCTDCKLCEKICPTLSIDIDKKTINNNCIECYQCLAVCPVRDEHTDAEILGPTIKNAVQPFDFETLLQQRRSVRIFKDQKIEKNSLIEFVNHMKFSPSASNTRALEFTIIEDKNTLKAVNDLTISTLTNTFKHGVNWFTKPLIKAFMGSTIYNEMYASKTKFMRKAAFYPNMICYNAPALILVHAKKTPTNMPESDANIWLGMAMLYAQTLDLATCTNGYIINAAKRNKELRQRVNIPDHHGIYGALLIGYPQTKYINRIDRPEPKVQFI; the protein is encoded by the coding sequence ATGATTAGCATTCCTCATAACTGTACCGATTGTAAACTATGCGAAAAGATATGTCCGACATTATCTATCGATATAGATAAAAAAACCATTAATAATAACTGTATTGAGTGCTATCAGTGTCTGGCTGTTTGTCCGGTTCGAGATGAGCATACCGATGCAGAAATACTCGGCCCTACAATTAAGAATGCTGTTCAACCATTTGATTTTGAAACCCTACTTCAGCAACGTAGAAGTGTTCGGATTTTTAAAGATCAGAAAATAGAAAAAAACAGCTTAATTGAGTTTGTTAACCATATGAAGTTTAGTCCAAGTGCCAGTAATACCAGAGCTCTGGAGTTTACCATTATCGAAGACAAAAACACATTAAAAGCAGTAAATGACCTAACTATTTCCACATTAACAAATACGTTTAAACACGGTGTTAATTGGTTTACCAAACCATTGATAAAAGCTTTTATGGGATCGACAATCTATAATGAAATGTATGCTTCGAAAACCAAATTTATGCGTAAGGCAGCTTTTTATCCCAATATGATTTGTTACAACGCTCCGGCATTAATCCTGGTTCATGCAAAAAAAACACCCACTAACATGCCCGAAAGTGATGCTAACATTTGGTTAGGTATGGCCATGCTTTATGCTCAAACATTAGATTTGGCAACCTGTACAAACGGTTACATTATTAATGCTGCAAAACGAAATAAAGAACTGAGACAAAGGGTGAATATACCTGATCATCATGGTATATACGGAGCTTTGTTAATTGGTTATCCTCAAACAAAGTACATTAATAGAATAGATCGACCAGAGCCTAAAGTTCAATTTATATAA
- a CDS encoding S1 RNA-binding domain-containing protein, with translation MKSENTPKDNTLIFSEGDRINGIVTDIRDYGCLVEVENGIKGLIMVSEMSWLTHNIHPSKLLSVGDPIEVYVLDFNNTRKTLSLSLKRCQPNPWEQFASKYKVMDTLTGTIESITNIGIFVILNDGVKGHIFPMDISENLEIEKLSKGDQLEVTILSIDSDRERIFLKPR, from the coding sequence ATGAAATCGGAAAATACGCCAAAAGATAACACACTAATTTTTTCAGAAGGCGATCGAATTAACGGTATCGTCACTGATATTCGCGATTATGGTTGCTTGGTAGAAGTTGAGAATGGTATAAAAGGCCTTATCATGGTTTCGGAAATGAGTTGGTTAACTCATAACATCCACCCTTCGAAATTATTAAGTGTTGGTGACCCTATCGAAGTATATGTGCTCGATTTTAATAACACAAGAAAAACTCTCTCGTTAAGCTTAAAACGATGTCAGCCCAATCCATGGGAACAGTTTGCATCGAAATATAAAGTTATGGATACACTTACCGGAACAATCGAATCCATTACTAATATTGGTATTTTTGTAATATTAAACGATGGTGTAAAAGGTCATATCTTTCCTATGGATATTTCTGAAAATTTAGAAATAGAAAAACTAAGCAAAGGCGATCAGTTAGAAGTTACAATTCTTAGCATTGATAGCGACCGTGAGCGTATTTTTCTTAAACCAAGATAA
- a CDS encoding YkgJ family cysteine cluster protein encodes MECRSNCGACCIVPSISSPIPGMPQGKPAGVRCVNLRNDFSCGIFGHPNRPKVCGGFTPESLICGQTQDDAFKVLSDLEGINVIPSDFI; translated from the coding sequence ATGGAATGTAGATCGAATTGTGGAGCGTGTTGTATTGTGCCCAGTATATCGTCACCTATTCCGGGTATGCCACAGGGCAAGCCGGCAGGGGTAAGGTGTGTGAATTTACGCAACGATTTTTCTTGTGGTATATTTGGTCATCCCAATCGTCCGAAAGTATGTGGGGGATTTACCCCGGAATCGTTAATTTGTGGGCAAACACAGGATGATGCTTTTAAGGTATTGTCCGATTTAGAAGGTATTAATGTAATACCTTCCGATTTTATATAA